A genomic window from Silene latifolia isolate original U9 population chromosome Y, ASM4854445v1, whole genome shotgun sequence includes:
- the LOC141632413 gene encoding zinc finger BED domain-containing protein RICESLEEPER 2-like, protein MAKDMKDKYIKYWGNIDKMNMLIYMGVILDPNFKFLGLQLALHGMYEKDDAEVLARKIKQFAYDFFAEYRRIYAPVTPQSEDPDMSTSIPTSGGGSLALMKSISEQVKIKMRGFGGDSSTGFVRTELDRYLDEQKGEDEPSNILDWWKLNEPRFPVLARIARDVLAMPISTVALESSFSAGGRTLDRFRSSLTPKTVQGLICAKDWIRAEIRKSNVDVEESLEDLEKLEIDTDKLSGEDRLIFVTDPMI, encoded by the exons ATGGCCAAGGATATGAAAGACAAATATATCAAGTATTGGGGTAACATTGATAAGATGAATATGTTGATCTACATGGGTGTGATTCTTGATCCAAACTTCAAGTTTTTAGGATTACAACTTGCTCTTCATGGTATGTATGAGAAAGATGATGCAGAGGTATTGGCAAGAAAAATTAAACAGTTTGCATATGATTTTTTTGCTGAGTATAGACGCATTTATGCACCTGTTACTCCTCAAAGTGAAGACCCTGACATGTCTACAAGTATTCCTACTTCGGGAGGGGGGAGCTTGGCTCTTATGAAATCAATAAGTGAACAAGTTAAGATTAAGATGAGAGGATTTGGTGGAGATAGTAGCACTGGTTTTGTAAGAACAGAATTGGATAGGTACTTAGATGAGCAAAAGGGAGAAGATGAGCCATCCAATATTTTAGACTGGTGGAAGCTCAATGAGCCAAGATTTCCTGTTCTAGCTCGTATAGCTCGTGACGTCTTAGCTATGCCAATTTCAACAGTTGCATTAGAATCATCCTTTAGTGCAGGAGGGCGTACTCTTGATCGATTTCGAAGTTCTTTAACGCCTAAG ACGGTGCAAGGTCTTATATGTGCCAAAGATTGGATTCGAGCTGAAATTCGTAAATCCAATGTTGATGTGGAAGAAAGTTTAGAAGATTTGGAAAAGCTGGAAATAG ATACAGATAAGTTAAGTGGGGAGGATAGGTTGATTTTTGTCACTGATCCAATG ATTTGA